Proteins from one Pseudoalteromonas rubra genomic window:
- a CDS encoding methyl-accepting chemotaxis protein: MFSALKFTTKITLAASLVLVIVLSLFTVNNFILMRSQTQAQLTLVLQEISESVSQNIANWLNDRLDIVSSVASGHRRDDSTADILRRVQTAHEAGHFKNTFIGTPDGQFVLNDTTVVLPSDFDATQRPWYKLAERKRDTAFTTPYIDVTSNELTITAVVPIMNNGRFSGVAGGDIDMVTITDIVNEIDFLGYGYGFLLDAEGRILSHPDTQLNDKPMVDLFGTKLPLTEAFAELEIDGKEKLVSFVAMRGINNVDWYLGVVIDKEIAYSSVASFRNMALIYMLVGVVVIVVMLQLLLKYLMRPMVHLNEAIKDIAQGEGDLTRRLDVENNDEFGELSNYFNLFVDKIHESISKVKETTLALEQVMAGLQSQTQGALDIYTEQTKRTDSVATAINQLSSSAVEISNSAKHASELATEANSLSSQGQVALNANIEEIGSLSAKMQKAQSTIDGLDKLTASIGQVLEVIKGVSEQTNLLALNAAIEAARAGEAGRGFAVVADEVRQLAQRTQESTQEIENTIGELQQGSASAVAVMKSSIDDSSNSAEQAQSAGTKMQEVTHAIDSIDGVNHAVASATQEQNAVIQSLDSDIHGISDLCVQGSDSLTKTLQECHTLKLQFDELENMLAKFKV; the protein is encoded by the coding sequence ATGTTTAGTGCGCTTAAATTTACAACTAAAATAACACTGGCCGCTTCATTGGTGCTGGTGATCGTGCTCTCCCTTTTTACGGTGAACAACTTTATTCTGATGCGCTCGCAAACTCAGGCTCAGCTGACTCTGGTATTGCAGGAAATCTCCGAGTCCGTGTCGCAAAATATTGCAAACTGGCTGAATGACAGGCTGGATATTGTCAGTTCAGTAGCCAGCGGTCATCGTCGTGATGATTCAACCGCAGATATATTGCGCCGGGTTCAAACTGCACATGAAGCCGGACACTTTAAAAATACCTTTATTGGTACGCCAGACGGCCAGTTCGTCCTGAACGATACAACGGTGGTGTTACCAAGCGACTTTGATGCCACTCAAAGGCCCTGGTATAAACTGGCAGAACGTAAAAGAGATACCGCATTTACGACCCCTTATATAGATGTAACCAGTAATGAGCTGACCATTACGGCTGTGGTGCCTATTATGAACAATGGTCGCTTCTCTGGTGTTGCCGGTGGCGACATAGATATGGTCACCATCACTGATATCGTCAATGAAATTGATTTTCTTGGTTATGGATATGGCTTTTTGCTAGACGCCGAAGGGCGGATCCTGAGCCATCCAGACACGCAGCTGAATGACAAACCAATGGTGGATTTATTCGGTACTAAATTGCCGCTCACTGAAGCGTTCGCAGAATTAGAAATCGACGGAAAAGAAAAGCTCGTTTCCTTTGTGGCCATGCGCGGCATTAACAATGTTGATTGGTATTTAGGCGTAGTGATAGACAAAGAGATTGCTTATAGCTCTGTTGCATCATTTCGCAATATGGCGCTAATTTACATGCTGGTCGGTGTTGTGGTGATAGTGGTGATGTTACAACTGTTGCTTAAATACCTGATGCGACCTATGGTTCACCTGAATGAAGCAATTAAAGACATAGCACAGGGTGAAGGTGATCTGACACGTCGGCTGGATGTAGAAAACAACGATGAATTTGGTGAGCTATCGAATTATTTCAATCTGTTTGTAGATAAAATTCACGAGAGTATCTCCAAAGTCAAAGAAACCACACTGGCACTTGAGCAGGTTATGGCAGGGTTGCAATCCCAAACTCAGGGGGCGCTGGACATTTATACTGAGCAAACCAAGCGTACCGATAGTGTCGCTACTGCAATTAACCAACTGTCATCCAGTGCGGTTGAGATTTCTAATAGTGCCAAGCATGCGTCTGAACTTGCCACTGAAGCAAACAGTCTGTCGAGTCAGGGTCAGGTTGCGTTAAATGCCAACATTGAAGAAATTGGTTCTCTCAGCGCTAAAATGCAAAAAGCGCAATCCACAATCGATGGTCTGGATAAACTGACCGCAAGCATAGGTCAGGTCTTAGAAGTCATCAAAGGGGTCAGTGAGCAAACTAACCTGCTGGCACTCAATGCAGCGATAGAAGCGGCACGTGCGGGTGAGGCTGGCCGAGGCTTTGCTGTGGTCGCAGACGAAGTCAGGCAGCTTGCTCAGCGTACCCAAGAGTCGACACAGGAAATTGAAAATACTATCGGCGAGCTTCAACAGGGTTCTGCTTCTGCCGTTGCCGTGATGAAATCAAGTATTGATGATTCTAGTAATAGTGCAGAACAGGCCCAGTCTGCCGGGACTAAGATGCAGGAAGTTACTCACGCTATTGACTCTATTGATGGTGTGAATCATGCCGTTGCAAGCGCTACACAAGAGCAAAATGCGGTGATCCAGTCCCTCGACAGTGATATTCATGGGATAAGTGATTTATGTGTTCAGGGCAGTGACAGTCTGACAAAAACATTGCAAGAATGCCATACGCTAAAATTGCAATTTGATGAACTCGAAAATATGCTCGCCAAATTTAAAGTATAA
- a CDS encoding GH92 family glycosyl hydrolase, giving the protein MYRIVSVATMATLISVSSLGMAKESNTQWVDPFIGTGGDGHTFPGAVVPFGMVQLSPDTDNPMRGVSPQPEIYKRCAGYHYDDTTIVGFSHTHFSGTGHSDLGDLLVMPISGEVKTDPGTAENPDAGYRSRFSHDQEWAEAGYYGVELQDYNIKAELTASPRVGMHQYTFKNGGEGHVLFDLTSAIYNFENKVIWSDIRKINDTTLVAYRATNGWARNRQMYFAIEFSQPIDSYRFINEDNMRYRCMGCLGKEKHSTIENKAVKMTAGKAVKFVASFDNVESKPLQIKVALSAVSRSNALENLTAEIPHWDFNKVRKAASAQWASYLDKVDVEGTRSEKRQFYTALYHALQAPSLYQDVNGQYRGVDGEIHDGKDFEHYTLYSLWDTYRALHPLLTYIDPNRVSGMIQSMLVHYQQSYEKMLPIWSFHAHETWTMIGYHAVSVIADAYLKGIRDYDVELAVEAIINTANNPVYDAIPEYKKYGYVPMDVLPESVSITLEYAYDDFAIARMFEAMGKSEQAKHYYARAMSYKNVFDPKSGFMRGRDSQGRWDPEFNAFKAKYMGPFTEGNAMQYSFYVPQDVAGLIELMGGDEAFTQRLDELFDTPLSHDMIKEHEDIAGLIGNYAHGNEPSHHIAYLYNYAGKPWKTQERIRQIMDTLSSDKPDGLAGNDDVGQMSAWYIFSAMGFYPVAPGDLAYAIGAPQTPKVTLKLANGKQFTTTAVGLSDTNKYIQSVTLNGKALQRSYLTHDDIMAGGELKYVMGDKPNKQWGKTDTARPPSLSEYK; this is encoded by the coding sequence ATGTATCGCATCGTATCAGTAGCGACTATGGCTACTTTGATATCTGTCTCATCACTGGGGATGGCAAAAGAGTCAAACACGCAGTGGGTAGACCCATTTATAGGCACCGGCGGAGACGGTCATACGTTTCCTGGTGCGGTTGTCCCTTTTGGTATGGTTCAGCTCAGCCCTGACACGGATAACCCTATGCGTGGGGTATCACCGCAGCCCGAGATTTACAAGCGGTGCGCAGGTTACCACTATGATGACACCACCATAGTTGGTTTTTCTCATACGCACTTTTCTGGCACGGGCCATTCGGATCTTGGTGATTTGCTGGTTATGCCTATCAGCGGGGAGGTTAAAACTGATCCTGGCACCGCAGAAAACCCAGATGCGGGCTATCGTTCACGATTTTCGCACGATCAGGAATGGGCTGAGGCAGGTTACTATGGGGTAGAGCTGCAAGATTATAATATCAAGGCCGAATTAACGGCCAGCCCCCGTGTAGGCATGCACCAGTACACCTTCAAAAATGGTGGCGAGGGTCATGTTCTGTTTGACCTGACCAGTGCAATATATAATTTTGAAAACAAAGTGATTTGGAGTGATATTCGCAAGATCAATGACACCACACTGGTTGCTTATCGGGCAACTAACGGGTGGGCGCGCAATCGCCAGATGTACTTTGCTATTGAGTTTTCTCAGCCAATAGATAGCTACCGTTTCATCAATGAAGACAACATGCGCTATCGTTGTATGGGTTGCCTTGGTAAGGAAAAGCACTCAACGATTGAAAACAAAGCAGTTAAAATGACAGCAGGCAAAGCGGTTAAATTCGTAGCCAGTTTTGACAATGTAGAGAGCAAACCGCTGCAAATCAAAGTGGCGTTATCTGCTGTCAGTCGTAGTAATGCACTCGAAAACCTGACGGCGGAGATCCCGCACTGGGACTTCAACAAAGTTCGCAAAGCCGCCAGTGCGCAATGGGCATCGTATTTAGATAAAGTCGACGTTGAAGGCACTCGCTCTGAAAAGCGTCAATTTTATACCGCACTTTACCACGCATTGCAGGCACCTAGTCTTTATCAGGACGTGAATGGGCAATATCGCGGTGTAGATGGCGAAATCCATGATGGTAAGGATTTCGAACATTACACGCTTTACTCGTTGTGGGATACCTATCGTGCGTTACATCCGCTGCTGACCTACATAGATCCAAACAGGGTCTCGGGTATGATCCAGTCAATGCTGGTGCACTATCAGCAAAGCTACGAAAAAATGTTACCTATCTGGTCATTCCACGCACACGAGACCTGGACCATGATTGGTTATCACGCTGTTTCTGTTATTGCTGATGCTTATCTTAAGGGGATCCGCGATTACGATGTTGAACTGGCTGTAGAGGCCATCATTAACACTGCAAACAACCCGGTTTATGATGCGATCCCGGAATATAAAAAGTACGGCTATGTGCCTATGGATGTGTTGCCTGAATCCGTTTCTATTACGCTGGAATACGCCTATGACGACTTTGCTATTGCCAGAATGTTCGAGGCAATGGGTAAAAGTGAGCAGGCTAAGCACTACTACGCCCGAGCAATGAGCTATAAGAATGTTTTTGACCCAAAAAGTGGCTTTATGCGCGGTCGTGATAGCCAGGGCCGCTGGGATCCTGAATTTAATGCATTTAAAGCTAAGTACATGGGACCATTTACAGAAGGTAACGCAATGCAGTACAGCTTTTATGTGCCTCAGGACGTTGCCGGTCTTATTGAATTAATGGGCGGGGATGAGGCATTCACGCAGCGACTGGATGAATTGTTCGATACGCCGCTGTCACATGACATGATTAAAGAGCACGAGGACATTGCGGGCCTTATCGGTAATTACGCACACGGCAATGAGCCTAGCCATCACATCGCTTATTTATATAACTATGCGGGCAAGCCATGGAAAACCCAGGAACGTATCCGCCAGATCATGGATACACTGAGTTCAGACAAGCCTGACGGACTTGCCGGGAATGACGACGTTGGTCAAATGTCTGCCTGGTATATTTTCTCTGCAATGGGCTTTTATCCTGTAGCGCCGGGCGACCTTGCTTACGCGATTGGTGCGCCTCAGACGCCTAAGGTCACTCTGAAGCTGGCAAATGGCAAGCAATTCACGACCACAGCAGTGGGTTTGAGCGACACCAATAAGTACATTCAGTCAGTCACTCTCAATGGCAAAGCGCTGCAACGCAGTTACCTGACTCATGACGATATCATGGCTGGGGGAGAGCTTAAATATGTTATGGGTGACAAACCGAATAAACAATGGGGCAAGACTGATACAGCCAGACCGCCTTCTTTGTCAGAGTATAAATAA
- a CDS encoding MotA/TolQ/ExbB proton channel family protein: MAATLALSSSAFAAEQAMDLDTLLKQLEQGQSAQNAQNAQREAQFKAQQSEQVRMLRELTSNRDGELNRSERLETQFEENEIKLGNLSDTLSKRMGSLKELFGVLQQVAGDSSNKFRTSVVSAEIPNRSAFMDDMAKRMGSSTKLASIEDIEKVWVELQREMTEQGKVSRYTSDVIVAGGTKTQKEVLRVGAFNLIADGKYLSYNPETNTLSELTRQPTARFTQSAAELQSTQSGIVDFALDPTGGSILGLLVQAPNTKEQVEQGGAVGYVILGVGLLALLIALERFISLMIMGAKINRQLKDSVAREDNPLGRVMKVKEQYPDVAYDTLELKLSEAILREMPKITRNLTLIKIISVVAPLLGLLGTVTGMINTFQAITLFGTGDPKLMAGGISTALVTTVLGLVVAIPTVFLYTLLNTRSRNLLLILQEQSAGIIAERSEKGA, encoded by the coding sequence ATGGCAGCGACACTGGCGCTGTCGAGCTCCGCATTTGCAGCTGAGCAGGCAATGGACCTGGATACGCTGTTGAAGCAACTTGAGCAAGGCCAGAGTGCACAAAATGCACAAAACGCCCAACGTGAAGCTCAGTTCAAAGCACAGCAGAGTGAACAGGTAAGAATGCTTCGTGAGTTAACGTCTAACCGCGATGGTGAGCTAAATCGTTCAGAGCGTCTCGAAACTCAGTTTGAAGAAAACGAAATTAAACTTGGTAACCTGAGCGATACGCTTTCAAAGCGCATGGGTTCACTAAAAGAGTTGTTTGGTGTTCTACAGCAGGTTGCTGGCGACTCAAGCAACAAGTTCCGTACTTCAGTTGTCTCTGCAGAAATTCCTAACCGTAGCGCCTTTATGGACGATATGGCGAAACGTATGGGCTCAAGCACAAAGCTCGCTTCAATCGAAGATATCGAGAAGGTATGGGTAGAGCTGCAGCGTGAAATGACAGAGCAGGGTAAAGTATCTCGTTATACCTCAGACGTAATTGTTGCTGGTGGTACTAAAACGCAAAAAGAAGTACTTCGTGTTGGTGCATTTAACCTGATTGCAGACGGTAAATACCTGTCTTACAACCCTGAAACTAACACATTGTCTGAACTAACGCGTCAGCCTACAGCGCGTTTCACACAAAGCGCTGCTGAGCTTCAGAGTACACAATCTGGCATTGTTGATTTTGCACTTGACCCGACTGGTGGTTCAATCCTGGGTCTGTTGGTTCAGGCGCCAAACACCAAAGAGCAGGTTGAGCAAGGTGGTGCAGTAGGTTATGTCATCCTTGGTGTTGGTCTGCTGGCATTATTGATTGCGCTAGAGCGTTTCATTTCACTGATGATTATGGGTGCTAAGATCAATCGCCAGCTGAAAGACTCTGTTGCACGTGAAGACAACCCGCTGGGTCGTGTGATGAAAGTTAAAGAGCAGTATCCTGATGTTGCATACGACACGCTTGAGCTGAAACTAAGCGAAGCAATTCTGCGTGAAATGCCAAAAATTACCCGTAACCTGACTCTGATTAAAATCATTTCAGTAGTTGCGCCACTATTGGGCCTGTTAGGTACCGTAACCGGTATGATTAACACCTTCCAGGCAATCACACTTTTCGGTACAGGTGACCCGAAACTGATGGCGGGTGGTATCTCTACGGCGCTAGTAACAACGGTTCTTGGTCTGGTTGTGGCTATCCCGACGGTATTCCTTTACACCCTGCTTAACACTCGCTCTCGTAATCTGCTGCTTATCTTGCAAGAGCAAAGCGCCGGTATCATCGCTGAACGTAGCGAGAAAGGAGCGTAA
- a CDS encoding ExbD/TolR family protein — MRAPLAKVFQEEEAEEINMTPMLDVVFIMLIFFIVTASFVKEAGIDVNRPEAATAVKKQRANILVAISDKGEIWINKRQVDIRAVQANIERLKAENPQGSVVIQADKKATTDTLIKVMDASRAAGAFDVSIAAQES, encoded by the coding sequence ATGAGAGCTCCATTAGCTAAGGTTTTTCAGGAAGAAGAAGCCGAAGAAATTAACATGACACCCATGCTGGACGTTGTATTTATCATGCTTATCTTCTTCATTGTAACGGCGTCATTCGTTAAAGAAGCGGGTATCGATGTGAACCGCCCGGAAGCCGCAACAGCAGTTAAAAAGCAGCGTGCCAACATCCTGGTTGCGATTTCTGACAAAGGTGAGATTTGGATTAACAAACGTCAGGTTGATATTCGCGCTGTACAGGCAAATATCGAACGTCTGAAAGCTGAAAATCCACAGGGCAGCGTTGTTATTCAGGCTGATAAAAAAGCAACGACCGACACCTTAATCAAGGTAATGGATGCATCTCGTGCCGCGGGCGCGTTTGATGTCTCGATTGCTGCACAGGAATCATAG
- a CDS encoding DUF3450 domain-containing protein: MKCVNHLLLAGMVAVAANAQANDLNKVIDSSSAINQSAQQSQNKINSIADDMQSRLQKFRTLNKEIDGLVVYNGQLDKQIKNQLEEMAAINESMDQVSVIERQITPLMMRMITGLDQFVSLDVPFLKEERAERIAKLQAMMDRADVSSSEKFRRVLEAYQVEVEYGRTIEAYSALLTVDGQEREVDMLRIGRLELLYVTKDGSKAGSWNKDSKSFTALPDTNISQINKGIRIARKQLAPDMLTLPIQAAE, from the coding sequence ATGAAGTGCGTTAACCACTTGCTATTAGCAGGTATGGTCGCTGTTGCGGCTAATGCTCAGGCAAATGATCTGAACAAAGTCATTGACTCAAGTTCGGCAATCAATCAGTCCGCTCAACAGTCTCAAAATAAAATCAACTCGATTGCAGACGATATGCAGTCAAGATTACAAAAATTCAGAACACTGAATAAAGAGATCGATGGCCTGGTAGTGTATAACGGCCAACTCGATAAGCAGATAAAAAATCAATTAGAAGAAATGGCTGCTATCAATGAGTCAATGGATCAGGTATCTGTGATTGAGCGTCAAATCACCCCTCTGATGATGCGTATGATCACAGGTCTTGATCAATTTGTTTCTCTGGATGTGCCGTTTTTGAAAGAAGAGCGTGCAGAGCGTATTGCTAAACTACAGGCAATGATGGACCGCGCAGACGTGTCTTCCAGTGAAAAGTTCCGTCGTGTTTTAGAAGCCTATCAGGTAGAAGTTGAATATGGTCGTACGATTGAAGCGTATTCAGCTCTGTTAACTGTTGACGGTCAGGAACGCGAAGTTGATATGCTGCGAATCGGACGCCTTGAACTTCTTTATGTAACAAAAGACGGCAGTAAAGCTGGTAGCTGGAACAAAGACAGCAAGTCATTCACAGCACTGCCAGACACCAATATCAGTCAAATCAACAAAGGTATCCGCATTGCACGTAAGCAACTTGCCCCGGATATGTTAACTCTGCCAATTCAGGCTGCAGAATAA
- a CDS encoding basic secretory protein-like protein codes for MSASLCASEINTQLKPLAFDADIAWQRFRLPNVTIRNFSESSPAIWQYVDIRLVSQISYNVARLLYKDMSVAPQLPEIEIILEDMKGVAYKEGDFNGAKIHISAQYLAKFAEGKSQQALYDELIGVLYHEIAHAYQFDDNNYKEIGPVIEGIADVVRMKAGYVDPSFRNAGGNFDSGYKTTAFFIHWLETTGHPHLLVDLNGQLDPNDDKQWSWETFSEHSGIDLSLSWKAYQSEL; via the coding sequence ATGTCGGCGTCACTCTGTGCTTCTGAGATAAACACTCAGCTAAAGCCGCTTGCTTTTGATGCTGATATCGCATGGCAGCGGTTTAGGCTGCCTAATGTGACAATCAGAAATTTCAGCGAATCAAGCCCCGCGATTTGGCAGTATGTTGATATCAGGTTGGTAAGTCAGATTTCATATAATGTTGCGAGGCTACTTTATAAGGATATGTCTGTTGCACCTCAGCTGCCTGAAATTGAAATCATCCTGGAAGACATGAAAGGGGTTGCGTACAAAGAGGGGGATTTTAATGGTGCAAAAATACACATCAGCGCTCAATACCTTGCGAAATTTGCCGAAGGTAAGTCGCAACAAGCATTGTATGATGAGTTGATTGGTGTGTTGTACCATGAGATAGCACATGCTTACCAATTTGATGATAACAACTACAAAGAAATAGGTCCCGTGATAGAGGGAATTGCTGATGTGGTCCGTATGAAGGCAGGGTACGTTGATCCGAGCTTTCGTAATGCAGGCGGTAACTTTGACTCAGGATACAAAACCACCGCGTTTTTTATTCACTGGCTAGAAACAACCGGCCATCCGCATCTGTTGGTTGATTTGAATGGACAGCTAGACCCTAATGATGACAAACAGTGGAGCTGGGAGACGTTCTCTGAGCACTCAGGGATTGATTTGTCGCTTAGCTGGAAGGCGTATCAATCAGAGCTTTAG
- a CDS encoding MotA/TolQ/ExbB proton channel family protein, whose product MVLLVDAINALREFLDTGGQVLLVIGLVTFLMWLLILERFMFVFGKFRTYRKDLLNSWSSREERNSWNAEQIRQAMISRAGIQLNSNLPYINVMVALCPLLGLLGTVTGMIEVFNVMAITGSGSARSMAAGVSKATIPTMAGMVGALSGVFASTFLQRKAKREVELLEDKLLLDH is encoded by the coding sequence GTGGTTCTTTTAGTAGATGCAATTAATGCGCTACGTGAGTTCCTAGATACAGGTGGCCAGGTTCTCCTGGTCATCGGACTGGTCACTTTTCTGATGTGGCTGTTGATCCTCGAACGTTTTATGTTTGTTTTCGGCAAATTCAGAACTTATCGCAAAGATCTGCTGAATAGCTGGAGCAGCCGAGAGGAGAGAAACAGCTGGAATGCAGAGCAGATACGCCAGGCCATGATCTCACGAGCCGGTATTCAGCTTAACAGTAATCTGCCTTATATCAACGTGATGGTTGCCTTATGTCCGCTATTGGGCCTGCTAGGTACGGTTACAGGTATGATTGAAGTATTTAATGTGATGGCAATCACAGGTTCCGGCAGTGCGCGTTCGATGGCAGCCGGTGTGTCTAAAGCCACTATCCCAACAATGGCGGGAATGGTTGGCGCGCTTTCCGGGGTGTTTGCCTCGACTTTCTTACAACGTAAGGCCAAGCGCGAAGTAGAACTGTTGGAAGACAAGCTGTTGCTTGACCACTAG